A single window of Pseudomonas lijiangensis DNA harbors:
- a CDS encoding efflux transporter outer membrane subunit yields MKPTLTLLTTCLLLAACNTSAPSIDSGIQPPPSWAFAQSAALQRTDAQWWQQFGSPDLNRLIEQAKVNSHDVAAAMARVRQAQATATIAGAPTRPEITYDIRGERNKFLRSSDRKASPSDDNNTDAFTTSLRASYEVDFWGGVSAARDSALQTLKASEFDRATVELTLLSNVADRYAQTLSATEQSHIAELNLANAQNVLRLVQTRYDSGSATALELAQQKNLVATQQRELPRIQQLANEQRITLAALLGQPVQRLELGNQDFETLSWPQIGTGLPSELLTRRPDIAKAEAELAAAQADVTVARAALLPKLTLSATVGTEVVRAEDWLRAPFSSLAAGLTGPIFNNGRLSAERDKATARQEELLETYRGAIINSFADVEKALNSISGLDQQRHWHDEELKQAQTAFRIAQSRYEAGAEDLLTVLETQRTLYQAQDVSVQLRLSRVQASIALYKALGGGWSQTL; encoded by the coding sequence ATGAAGCCAACCCTCACCCTGTTGACCACCTGCCTGCTGCTGGCGGCCTGTAATACGTCTGCGCCCTCCATCGACAGCGGCATTCAGCCACCGCCAAGCTGGGCATTCGCCCAAAGTGCCGCCCTGCAACGCACCGATGCTCAATGGTGGCAGCAATTTGGCAGCCCGGACCTGAATCGCCTCATCGAACAGGCCAAGGTGAATAGCCATGACGTCGCCGCCGCAATGGCCAGAGTACGTCAGGCCCAAGCCACGGCGACCATCGCCGGAGCCCCCACTCGCCCCGAAATCACCTACGACATCCGGGGCGAGCGCAACAAATTCCTGCGCAGCAGCGACCGCAAGGCCAGTCCTTCGGATGACAACAATACCGACGCCTTTACCACCAGCCTGAGGGCCAGCTACGAAGTCGACTTCTGGGGTGGTGTCTCGGCTGCACGGGACAGTGCACTGCAAACATTGAAAGCCAGCGAATTCGACAGGGCCACGGTGGAACTGACCCTGCTCAGCAACGTGGCAGACCGCTACGCACAAACCCTGTCGGCCACCGAGCAGAGCCATATCGCCGAGCTGAACCTGGCCAATGCCCAAAACGTGCTGCGCCTGGTACAGACCCGATACGACTCGGGCTCTGCAACGGCACTGGAACTGGCTCAGCAGAAAAATCTGGTCGCCACTCAGCAACGGGAACTGCCACGCATTCAGCAACTGGCCAACGAGCAACGCATCACCCTGGCCGCCCTGCTCGGCCAGCCTGTGCAGCGTCTGGAACTGGGGAATCAGGATTTCGAGACCCTGAGCTGGCCGCAGATCGGCACAGGGCTGCCCAGCGAACTGCTGACCCGCCGCCCCGACATCGCCAAGGCCGAAGCCGAACTGGCCGCCGCCCAAGCCGATGTCACCGTTGCCCGCGCTGCCCTGCTGCCGAAACTGACCCTGAGCGCAACGGTGGGCACGGAAGTGGTCCGGGCCGAAGACTGGCTGCGCGCGCCCTTCAGCAGTCTGGCCGCCGGCCTTACAGGGCCAATCTTCAATAACGGACGCCTGAGCGCAGAACGCGACAAGGCCACGGCCCGTCAGGAAGAGCTGCTGGAAACCTATCGCGGCGCAATCATCAATAGCTTCGCCGACGTGGAAAAAGCCCTGAACAGCATCAGCGGCCTTGATCAGCAAAGGCACTGGCACGACGAAGAACTCAAACAGGCCCAGACTGCCTTCCGCATCGCCCAAAGCCGTTACGAAGCCGGTGCCGAAGACTTGCTGACCGTACTGGAAACCCAGCGCACGCTTTATCAGGCCCAGGATGTGAGCGTGCAGCTTCGGCTGTCGCGGGTGCAGGCAAGTATTGCGTTGTACAAGGCGCTGGGCGGCGGTTGGTCACAAACCCTGTAG
- the pvdP gene encoding pyoverdine maturation tyrosinase PvdP, protein MTISRRGFIAGLALTGAAVPAAYYAHRELTRVEEPVTPGEATAAPADTATQRLADKLRGIWTIRFEGRDAGLIGAPLQGLEMFLDIAPRGRGLRGYIDTAERLRGEDAPRFRVIGDLRSADASKLYFRVIDGHLDNSPQSDAPDYEFSMVLDEVWGSFGNAGSGTLSGRIERLDRPLALPELENRFIATKQIFPEARDRIGLTPPFLAWLVSKEHRLFHQLWHASRDKWHRLPEDKRNALRGIGWQPGPRDKERDARGEHKDRNGSGIDFFFMHRHMLIQARQFQELPSWPRFPLPQPELERDRLGFARYFDNHDGCALPPPWQANGDAEYSQLVSDIKSAETYSTHFQVWESQYRDPRFLSTLTLGQFGSQVELELHDWLHMRWASVARDPSNGEPVPMARDSADFAARWFEPENDFLADPFSSHVHPVFWMFHGWIDDRIDDWFRAHERFHPGEVSRLEVNGVPWFAPGRWVEISDPWLGPQTHGCSTTPGLNVGTTMEMDPEVMKLALRITFAADDKLGNLLRRVPRRPWYARNLLPEKWFGGL, encoded by the coding sequence ATGACGATTTCTCGACGAGGGTTTATAGCGGGCCTGGCGCTCACCGGTGCTGCGGTACCGGCTGCTTATTACGCACATCGCGAACTGACTCGCGTCGAAGAGCCCGTGACACCGGGGGAAGCGACAGCCGCGCCGGCCGACACCGCCACCCAGCGACTGGCCGACAAGCTGCGCGGAATATGGACTATCCGCTTCGAGGGGCGTGATGCCGGGTTGATCGGTGCGCCACTTCAAGGTCTGGAAATGTTCCTGGACATTGCCCCGCGTGGTCGTGGCCTGCGGGGTTATATCGACACCGCAGAGCGCCTGCGGGGAGAGGACGCGCCGCGTTTTCGGGTGATCGGCGATCTGCGCTCTGCCGACGCCTCGAAGCTGTATTTCCGGGTCATTGATGGCCATCTCGATAACAGCCCGCAAAGCGATGCGCCGGACTATGAGTTCAGCATGGTGCTGGATGAAGTCTGGGGCAGCTTCGGTAATGCGGGCAGTGGCACCTTGAGCGGGCGCATCGAGCGTCTGGACCGTCCGCTGGCACTGCCCGAGCTGGAAAACCGCTTTATCGCCACCAAGCAGATTTTTCCCGAAGCCCGGGATCGCATCGGGCTGACGCCGCCGTTTCTGGCTTGGCTGGTTTCCAAGGAGCATCGTCTGTTCCACCAGCTCTGGCATGCCAGTCGCGACAAGTGGCATCGCCTGCCCGAAGACAAGCGCAATGCCCTGCGCGGCATCGGCTGGCAACCCGGTCCGCGAGACAAGGAGCGCGACGCCCGTGGCGAGCACAAGGACCGCAACGGGTCGGGCATAGATTTCTTTTTCATGCATCGACACATGCTGATCCAGGCCCGGCAGTTTCAGGAGCTGCCTTCCTGGCCGCGCTTCCCCTTGCCGCAACCGGAGCTGGAGCGCGATCGCCTGGGCTTTGCCCGTTACTTCGATAATCACGATGGCTGCGCGTTGCCACCGCCCTGGCAGGCCAATGGCGATGCGGAGTACAGCCAGCTGGTCAGCGATATCAAAAGCGCCGAAACCTACAGCACGCATTTTCAGGTGTGGGAGTCCCAGTACCGGGATCCGCGTTTCCTGTCGACGCTGACCCTGGGGCAGTTCGGTTCTCAGGTCGAACTGGAGCTGCATGACTGGCTGCACATGCGCTGGGCGTCGGTGGCGCGGGACCCTTCAAACGGCGAGCCGGTGCCCATGGCCCGTGACTCGGCGGACTTCGCGGCCCGCTGGTTCGAGCCGGAAAACGACTTTCTCGCGGATCCGTTTTCTTCCCATGTGCATCCAGTGTTCTGGATGTTCCATGGCTGGATCGATGACCGCATCGACGACTGGTTCCGCGCCCATGAGCGTTTTCATCCGGGAGAAGTGAGCCGTCTCGAAGTCAATGGCGTGCCCTGGTTTGCGCCAGGTCGTTGGGTCGAGATCAGTGATCCATGGCTGGGTCCGCAGACCCATGGATGCAGCACTACGCCAGGCCTGAATGTCGGTACTACCATGGAGATGGACCCGGAGGTCATGAAGCTGGCGTTGCGCATCACCTTTGCGGCGGATGACAAACTCGGCAACCTCCTGCGCCGCGTACCGCGCCGACCGTGGTATGCGAGGAACCTGTTGCCGGAGAAGTGGTTTGGGGGGTTGTAA
- the pvdM gene encoding dipeptidase, whose amino-acid sequence MTKPRWKKALFIGLPLALAISAGAGWLAWNYWSPSGYPVKVMKQAEELQERIISFDSHITVPLKFGSERNEADKDGSGQFDLVKTARGRLSGAALTVFGWPEIWNGPNAPHRPTPGFVDEARHQQEVRYKIITGMVRDFPNQVGIAYTPDDMRRLHGEGKFAIFISMLNAYPLGNDINLLDQWTARGMRMFGFSYVGNNSWADSSRPLPFFNDSQDPLGGLSDIGKQAVHRLNDLGVIIDVSQMSTKGLEQVSQLSRTPIVASHSAPRALVDIPRNLSDEELQIIKRSGGVVQVVAFPAYLKPLTQKTQDKLNKLRKDFDLPPLPNLAMALMPGDAIITVWPEQRFGAYASKLYAILEEEPKATVKDFVNAIDYTVKKIGIDHVGISSDFNDGGGVDGFKDVSEIRNVTAELIERGYAEADIAKLWGGNFLRVWEQVQKSAKPVASQ is encoded by the coding sequence ATGACAAAACCGCGTTGGAAAAAGGCTCTTTTCATTGGCCTGCCCCTGGCTCTGGCAATCAGTGCCGGCGCAGGCTGGCTGGCCTGGAATTACTGGTCGCCATCGGGTTACCCGGTCAAGGTGATGAAACAGGCCGAAGAGCTGCAGGAACGGATCATTTCCTTCGACAGCCACATCACTGTGCCCCTGAAGTTCGGCAGCGAACGCAACGAAGCGGACAAGGACGGCTCCGGGCAATTCGATCTGGTGAAGACCGCTCGCGGACGCTTGTCGGGTGCGGCACTGACGGTGTTCGGCTGGCCGGAAATCTGGAACGGCCCCAATGCCCCCCATCGCCCGACACCGGGCTTTGTGGACGAAGCGCGCCATCAGCAGGAAGTGCGCTACAAAATCATCACCGGCATGGTCCGCGACTTCCCGAACCAGGTCGGCATTGCCTACACCCCGGATGACATGCGCCGCCTGCACGGTGAAGGCAAGTTCGCGATTTTCATCAGCATGCTCAACGCCTATCCACTGGGCAACGACATCAATTTGCTGGACCAGTGGACTGCACGCGGCATGCGCATGTTCGGCTTCAGTTATGTGGGCAACAACAGTTGGGCCGACTCCTCAAGGCCCCTGCCGTTCTTCAATGATTCCCAGGACCCGCTGGGCGGCCTGTCCGATATCGGCAAGCAGGCCGTGCACCGCCTGAACGATCTGGGCGTGATCATCGACGTGTCGCAGATGTCGACCAAAGGCCTGGAACAGGTCAGCCAGCTGAGCCGCACGCCCATCGTCGCGTCGCACTCCGCACCGCGGGCGCTGGTGGACATCCCCCGCAACCTGAGCGACGAAGAGTTGCAGATCATCAAACGGAGCGGCGGCGTGGTGCAGGTCGTGGCGTTCCCCGCCTACCTGAAACCCTTGACCCAGAAGACCCAGGACAAGCTCAACAAGCTGCGCAAGGACTTTGACCTGCCGCCGCTGCCGAACCTGGCCATGGCCCTGATGCCCGGCGACGCCATCATTACTGTCTGGCCCGAGCAACGCTTCGGCGCTTACGCCAGCAAGCTGTACGCCATCCTCGAAGAAGAGCCCAAGGCCACCGTCAAGGATTTCGTCAATGCCATCGACTACACGGTGAAGAAGATCGGCATCGATCATGTGGGCATCAGCTCCGACTTCAACGATGGCGGCGGCGTGGACGGCTTCAAGGATGTCAGCGAAATCCGCAACGTGACTGCCGAGCTGATCGAGCGCGGCTATGCCGAGGCCGACATTGCCAAGCTCTGGGGCGGCAACTTCCTGCGGGTCTGGGAACAGGTGCAGAAATCGGCAAAACCGGTGGCCAGCCAATGA
- the pvdN gene encoding pyoverdine-tailoring periplasmic protein PvdN, with translation MTDRRTFLKQAGLLAAALPMGANLLPSAMAASADPASKDKWTALRGLFDQDPDYIHFANFLITSHPRPVREAIEQHRANIDRNPGLAMDWDLKEIARREDAVREWAGKYFNAKPGQIALTGSTTEGLAIIYGGIHVRPDQEILTTEHEHFCTRNILNSRHKREGTQVRKIRLFKDSTTVSSDEIIGNIARSIRPETRVLGMTWVQSGSGVKLPVGEIGALVQEQNRNRDEKDRILYVIDGVHGFGVEDVDFPSMNCDFFVAGTHKWMFGPRGTGIICARSEQLKDVTPLIPSFSEAINFGTIMTPGGYHSFEYRWAADKAFELHLQLGKADVQARIHQLNTYIKQRLKEQPGIELVTPMAPELSSGFSFFRVKDRNSDDVAAWLMKNRIVVDAVDRDIGPVVRTAPGLLNNEAEIDRFLAVLGQRP, from the coding sequence ATGACTGACCGCAGAACCTTTCTCAAACAGGCCGGCCTGCTCGCCGCCGCCCTGCCCATGGGCGCGAATCTGCTGCCTTCGGCCATGGCCGCCAGCGCCGATCCGGCCTCAAAGGACAAGTGGACCGCCTTGCGTGGGCTGTTCGATCAGGACCCGGATTACATCCACTTCGCCAACTTCCTGATCACCTCGCACCCAAGACCGGTGCGCGAGGCCATCGAGCAGCACCGGGCCAATATCGACCGCAACCCTGGCCTGGCCATGGACTGGGACCTGAAGGAAATCGCCCGCCGCGAAGACGCGGTGCGCGAATGGGCGGGCAAGTATTTCAATGCAAAGCCCGGCCAGATCGCCCTGACCGGCAGCACGACAGAGGGCCTGGCGATTATCTATGGCGGCATTCATGTACGGCCGGATCAGGAAATCCTCACCACCGAGCATGAACATTTCTGCACCCGCAACATCCTCAACTCACGTCACAAGCGAGAAGGCACTCAGGTTCGCAAGATCCGCCTGTTCAAGGACTCCACCACGGTTTCGAGCGACGAGATCATCGGCAATATCGCCCGCAGCATTCGCCCCGAAACCCGCGTACTGGGCATGACCTGGGTGCAATCGGGCAGCGGCGTGAAACTGCCCGTTGGCGAGATCGGTGCGCTGGTTCAGGAACAGAACCGCAACCGTGACGAGAAGGATCGCATTCTGTACGTGATCGATGGCGTTCACGGCTTCGGCGTCGAAGATGTGGATTTCCCGAGCATGAATTGCGACTTCTTCGTCGCCGGAACCCACAAATGGATGTTCGGCCCACGGGGCACCGGCATCATCTGTGCCCGCTCGGAGCAATTGAAGGATGTCACTCCGCTGATCCCGAGTTTTTCCGAGGCCATCAACTTCGGCACCATCATGACGCCTGGCGGCTATCACTCCTTCGAGTACCGCTGGGCGGCGGACAAGGCTTTCGAACTGCATCTGCAACTGGGCAAGGCCGATGTCCAGGCGCGCATTCATCAGCTCAACACCTACATCAAGCAACGCCTGAAAGAACAGCCGGGCATCGAGCTGGTCACGCCCATGGCACCCGAACTGTCGTCGGGATTCAGCTTCTTCAGGGTCAAGGACCGCAATAGCGACGACGTGGCCGCCTGGTTGATGAAAAACCGGATAGTGGTGGATGCCGTGGATCGCGATATCGGCCCCGTCGTGCGCACCGCTCCGGGCCTGCTCAACAACGAGGCCGAGATAGACCGCTTCCTGGCCGTCCTCGGTCAGCGTCCATGA
- the pvdO gene encoding dihydropyoverdine dehydrogenase translates to MNKMLPSLSLTALLGALLPAAAMAATPEPGKVFKDCKDCPEMVVLPAGTFTMGAPESELGRQPDEGPLHEVTFAKPFAISQFQVLSGEWKAYIKSTGYKMPDGDTRPGRECKAGQPRYPLTDRQPAVCMDWNEAKAYAAWLSKKTGKSYRLVSEAEREYAARGGSTGPFPFPMDEGKQYSIAKHANTYGPEDGFSVTAPAGSYSPNDFGIYDAHGNVYEWTADCETSNYNGAPTDGSAWLAGDCSWKMIRGNDWTEAPIFSRSGNRNSRKPDVRGDWLGFRVAREL, encoded by the coding sequence ATGAACAAGATGCTGCCCTCCCTGTCCCTCACCGCCCTGCTGGGTGCGCTGTTGCCCGCAGCCGCCATGGCCGCCACGCCCGAACCGGGCAAGGTGTTCAAGGATTGCAAGGACTGCCCGGAAATGGTCGTGCTGCCTGCCGGGACCTTCACCATGGGCGCGCCCGAATCCGAACTCGGTCGCCAGCCCGACGAAGGCCCGCTGCATGAAGTGACCTTCGCCAAGCCCTTCGCCATCAGCCAGTTTCAGGTCCTGAGCGGCGAGTGGAAGGCCTATATCAAAAGCACCGGCTACAAGATGCCCGATGGCGATACCCGTCCGGGCCGCGAGTGCAAGGCTGGCCAGCCGCGCTATCCACTGACCGACCGCCAGCCAGCGGTGTGCATGGACTGGAACGAAGCCAAGGCCTATGCCGCATGGCTCTCGAAGAAGACCGGCAAATCCTACCGACTGGTCAGCGAGGCCGAGCGCGAGTATGCAGCCCGTGGCGGCAGCACCGGACCGTTCCCCTTCCCTATGGATGAAGGCAAGCAATACAGCATCGCCAAACATGCCAATACCTATGGCCCGGAAGATGGTTTCAGCGTCACGGCCCCGGCCGGCAGCTACAGCCCCAATGACTTCGGCATCTATGACGCCCACGGCAATGTCTACGAATGGACCGCCGATTGCGAAACCAGCAACTACAACGGCGCACCCACCGATGGCAGCGCATGGCTGGCCGGTGATTGCAGCTGGAAGATGATTCGCGGCAACGACTGGACCGAAGCGCCGATCTTCTCCCGCTCCGGCAACCGCAACAGCCGCAAGCCCGATGTGCGCGGCGACTGGCTGGGCTTTCGGGTCGCCCGCGAACTCTGA
- a CDS encoding cyclic peptide export ABC transporter — protein MTPKSESLARETLRILKPFWWLVALSTVLGVVSGLSVTALLATINNAMNMAGGPDTHTALLFAGLCVLTLACSTVSNLSTNYVGQRVVANLRRELAAKVLVAPIEQLERYRSHRLIPVLLNDVNTLSTFALSIAPMVISFTVTLGCLTYLALLSWQILALTVLTVVLGTGAQYLAHHFGTRSIIAARNGEDELQKHYQALSAGAKELRIQRKRRQHMLDEQIHGATERICRSNVRAANIFVSAETFGSMLFFAVIGIAIAFQALWPSTEKTVLGGFVLVMLYMKGPLERLITALPGISRAQIAMRRIAELSWKFSSPEPHLLVSDRPNTLASMQTLELHQLRYDYPPVEGSESFHLGPVNLSIKQGDIVFIVGENGCGKTTLIKLLLGLYTPRQGEIRLNGKAVTPEELDDYRQLFTTIFADYHLFDEPLQGEARLPADAGKYLERLDIAHKVSIRDGAFTTTDLSTGQRKRLALINAWLDERQVLVFDEWAADQDPAFRRVFYTELLPELKQQGKTIIVISHDDRYFPIADQLVRMQAGRIEVEQVQAQPVSA, from the coding sequence ATGACGCCCAAATCAGAAAGCCTCGCCCGGGAAACCCTGAGGATCCTCAAGCCATTCTGGTGGCTGGTGGCTCTCTCGACGGTGCTGGGGGTTGTCAGCGGCCTGAGCGTGACCGCCCTGCTGGCCACCATCAACAACGCGATGAACATGGCAGGCGGACCTGACACCCACACCGCCCTGCTGTTCGCCGGTCTGTGCGTGCTGACCCTGGCCTGCTCCACCGTCTCGAACCTGTCGACCAACTATGTCGGCCAGCGCGTGGTCGCCAACCTGCGTCGCGAACTGGCCGCCAAGGTGCTGGTCGCGCCCATCGAGCAACTGGAGCGTTATCGTTCACATCGCCTGATTCCGGTGCTGCTCAATGACGTGAACACTCTCAGCACCTTCGCGCTGTCCATTGCGCCGATGGTGATTTCGTTCACCGTCACCCTGGGCTGCCTGACGTATCTGGCCCTGCTGTCCTGGCAGATCCTGGCACTGACGGTCCTGACCGTGGTGCTGGGCACCGGCGCGCAGTACCTGGCTCATCATTTCGGCACCCGCAGCATCATCGCGGCGCGCAATGGCGAAGACGAGCTGCAGAAGCACTATCAGGCCCTGTCGGCCGGCGCCAAGGAACTGCGCATCCAGCGCAAGCGCCGCCAGCACATGCTCGACGAGCAGATCCATGGTGCCACCGAGCGCATCTGCCGCTCCAACGTGCGTGCCGCCAACATTTTCGTCAGCGCAGAAACCTTCGGCTCGATGCTGTTCTTCGCGGTCATCGGCATCGCCATTGCCTTTCAGGCGCTGTGGCCGAGTACCGAAAAGACCGTGCTGGGCGGTTTCGTGCTGGTCATGCTGTATATGAAAGGCCCGCTGGAGCGCCTGATCACCGCCCTGCCCGGTATCAGTCGCGCACAGATCGCCATGCGCCGCATCGCCGAACTGTCGTGGAAGTTCTCCAGCCCCGAGCCACACCTGCTGGTCAGCGACCGTCCCAACACCCTGGCGAGCATGCAGACCCTGGAACTGCATCAGTTGCGCTATGACTATCCGCCAGTGGAAGGCAGCGAGTCCTTCCATCTCGGCCCGGTCAACCTGAGCATCAAACAGGGCGATATCGTGTTCATCGTCGGTGAAAACGGCTGCGGCAAGACCACTCTCATCAAGCTGCTGCTGGGCCTTTACACCCCACGACAAGGGGAAATCCGCCTCAACGGCAAGGCAGTCACGCCAGAAGAGCTGGACGACTATCGCCAGCTGTTCACCACCATCTTTGCCGACTACCACCTGTTCGACGAACCGCTGCAAGGCGAAGCCCGACTGCCTGCCGATGCGGGCAAGTACCTGGAGCGCCTGGACATTGCCCATAAGGTCAGCATTCGAGATGGCGCGTTCACCACCACCGACCTGTCCACCGGTCAACGCAAGCGTCTGGCCCTGATCAATGCCTGGCTGGATGAACGTCAGGTGCTGGTGTTCGACGAATGGGCAGCCGATCAGGACCCGGCTTTCCGCCGCGTGTTCTACACCGAGCTGTTGCCCGAACTCAAACAGCAGGGCAAGACCATCATCGTCATCTCCCACGATGACCGGTATTTCCCGATTGCCGATCAACTGGTGCGCATGCAGGCCGGCAGGATCGAGGTGGAGCAGGTACAAGCCCAGCCGGTATCCGCCTGA
- a CDS encoding TonB-dependent siderophore receptor, translated as MYTPSRLTPLSKALLISRMFRSRPAMAAIGLALSMPMAAQVQAQEIEFNIPAQPLSSALSQLERQGNLRVAYSPTDVQGKTSGAVQGKFTPAQAAGKLLAGAGLTYSLQGNALTLSAQEASAAINLAPTAIDSQYLGTATDGTGSYTTGATTIGKGAAQSLRETPQSVTVMTRQVMDDNNLTSLSEVLEDTPGISFQYRNFGGHVYTSRGFSLLAESFLVDGIGGQGYQITGWMQPDMAIYDRVEVLRGASGLLVGAGQPGGAVNLVRKRPTAENKFSITTRAGSWDQYRVDLDGSGKLNDSGTVRGRMVAAYEDNGSYLDNRNSRTPLLYGILEADVTDDTTLTMSLRRQEKVINGYSIYGLPRYSNGQSLDLSRSTNLAPKWNRLETDMTEAFFEVEHRFNENWLNKTSLTYSEGGFEQVIAYAQGAINPTTLTGSTFRRTLFRNDEVNSLGLNSQLEGKFDAFGLSHQVTLGADWSRQRADTKSVSPTMGSAVNVFDVDTSALAKPARPAWTSDYVSTEERAGLYANTRIHLSEPLSLVLGGRLSWFEYDYNAKYGPALSYNSKQTQEFTPFAGLIYDINENWSWYASYADIFTPQAAYRQVGGTPLDPAVGSNYETGIKGELFDKRMNLSMALFYIKQKDVAYEDLLATDPCPGGSDNTCYIQGGIKRSKGIDIEASGEVLPGLQVFGGYTFNRLANSSDMEVAYETPKHMLRLNTSYNLPGAWNRLTLGAGVSADSGYSVPSNNQLGVSGRAIWDARASWKLDEHWTVALNADNLFDRKYYTTAVALDRSNVYGEPRSYVLTLRGDF; from the coding sequence ATGTACACACCGTCACGACTCACCCCTCTCAGCAAGGCCTTGTTGATCAGCCGGATGTTTCGCTCAAGACCTGCCATGGCAGCAATCGGTCTGGCGCTCAGCATGCCCATGGCCGCTCAGGTACAGGCCCAGGAAATCGAGTTCAATATTCCGGCTCAACCGCTGAGCAGTGCCCTGAGTCAACTGGAACGCCAGGGCAATCTGCGTGTGGCCTACAGCCCGACGGATGTACAAGGCAAGACCAGCGGTGCCGTACAGGGCAAGTTCACTCCGGCACAGGCAGCGGGGAAACTGCTGGCCGGAGCAGGCCTGACCTACAGCCTGCAAGGCAACGCCCTGACCCTGAGTGCGCAGGAAGCATCGGCGGCCATCAATCTGGCGCCGACCGCGATTGACTCCCAGTATCTGGGCACCGCCACTGACGGCACAGGCTCCTACACCACCGGCGCCACCACTATCGGCAAGGGCGCGGCGCAATCGCTGCGGGAAACGCCGCAGTCGGTGACCGTCATGACCCGTCAGGTCATGGACGACAACAACCTCACCAGCCTGAGCGAAGTGCTGGAAGACACCCCCGGCATCAGCTTCCAGTACCGTAACTTCGGTGGCCACGTGTACACCTCCCGTGGCTTCTCGCTGCTGGCGGAAAGCTTCCTGGTCGATGGCATTGGCGGTCAGGGCTACCAGATCACCGGCTGGATGCAGCCGGACATGGCGATCTATGACCGCGTGGAAGTGCTGCGCGGTGCTTCAGGGCTGCTGGTGGGTGCCGGCCAACCCGGTGGTGCGGTGAATCTGGTTCGCAAACGCCCGACCGCCGAGAACAAATTCTCGATCACGACCCGCGCCGGTTCATGGGATCAGTACCGTGTCGATCTGGATGGCAGCGGCAAGCTCAACGATTCGGGCACCGTCCGTGGCCGCATGGTGGCCGCCTATGAAGACAATGGCTCGTACCTGGATAACCGCAACAGCCGCACGCCGCTGCTGTACGGCATCCTCGAAGCCGACGTGACCGACGACACCACCCTGACCATGAGCCTGCGTCGCCAGGAAAAGGTCATCAACGGTTACTCCATCTACGGCCTGCCGCGCTACAGCAACGGGCAGTCGCTGGACTTGTCGCGTTCGACGAACCTGGCTCCCAAATGGAACCGTCTCGAAACCGACATGACCGAAGCCTTCTTTGAAGTCGAGCATCGCTTCAACGAGAACTGGCTCAACAAGACTTCCCTGACCTACTCCGAAGGTGGATTCGAGCAGGTCATTGCCTATGCACAAGGGGCCATTAACCCGACAACGCTGACCGGCTCCACTTTCCGCAGAACCCTGTTCCGCAACGATGAAGTCAACAGCCTGGGCCTGAACAGCCAGCTGGAAGGCAAGTTCGACGCCTTCGGCCTGTCCCATCAGGTCACTTTGGGGGCCGACTGGTCGAGGCAGAGAGCCGACACCAAAAGTGTCTCGCCAACAATGGGTTCTGCAGTCAATGTCTTTGATGTCGATACCAGCGCACTTGCAAAACCGGCACGTCCAGCCTGGACAAGCGATTACGTCTCGACCGAAGAGAGGGCAGGCCTCTACGCCAATACCCGCATCCACCTGAGCGAGCCGTTGAGCCTCGTGCTGGGCGGGCGCTTGAGCTGGTTCGAGTATGACTACAACGCCAAATATGGCCCGGCCCTTTCCTATAACTCCAAACAGACTCAGGAATTTACCCCGTTCGCAGGCCTGATCTACGACATCAATGAAAACTGGTCCTGGTACGCCAGCTATGCGGACATTTTCACTCCGCAAGCCGCCTACAGGCAGGTCGGCGGCACACCACTGGACCCGGCTGTTGGCTCCAACTACGAAACCGGTATCAAGGGCGAGCTGTTCGACAAGCGTATGAACCTGTCGATGGCCCTGTTCTATATCAAGCAGAAAGACGTTGCCTACGAAGATCTTTTGGCTACGGACCCATGCCCGGGCGGCTCTGACAACACCTGCTACATCCAGGGCGGCATCAAGCGCAGCAAAGGCATCGATATCGAAGCCAGCGGTGAAGTACTGCCGGGCCTGCAGGTCTTTGGCGGTTACACCTTCAACCGGTTGGCAAACAGTTCCGATATGGAAGTCGCCTACGAAACACCGAAACACATGCTGCGCCTGAACACCAGCTACAACCTGCCGGGCGCCTGGAACCGTCTGACCCTGGGCGCTGGGGTATCGGCGGATTCCGGCTACAGCGTCCCGTCCAACAATCAGCTGGGTGTTTCAGGCCGCGCCATCTGGGATGCACGCGCCTCCTGGAAACTCGACGAGCACTGGACCGTCGCTCTGAACGCCGACAACCTGTTCGATCGCAAGTACTACACCACTGCCGTGGCACTGGATCGTTCCAACGTCTACGGCGAACCACGCAGCTACGTCCTGACCTTGCGCGGCGACTTCTGA